Proteins found in one Corynebacterium freneyi genomic segment:
- a CDS encoding 2-oxoacid:acceptor oxidoreductase family protein, with protein sequence MVEVRIHGRGGQGVVTASDLIAKAAFSEGRHAQAFPSFGSERTGAPVVAYCRISDRQIRTREPVLHPDLVIVQDPTLLTVLDPFAGLTADGYVLINSTKRTAELGLTSLQEQQPPGHFMTLPATDIAREHTGRTVPNAVLLGGMAALTGLIRMDSVAEAIVQRFPGPVGEKNVAAARAAYDVVMDKKRAAKEKQNA encoded by the coding sequence ATGGTCGAGGTGCGAATCCACGGAAGGGGCGGACAGGGCGTCGTCACCGCGTCCGACCTCATCGCCAAGGCGGCATTTTCGGAGGGGCGCCACGCGCAGGCGTTCCCCTCCTTCGGTTCGGAGCGCACGGGGGCGCCGGTGGTGGCGTACTGCCGCATCAGCGACCGGCAGATCCGCACCCGCGAACCGGTGCTGCACCCGGACCTGGTCATCGTCCAGGACCCCACGCTGCTGACGGTGCTCGACCCCTTCGCCGGGTTGACCGCCGACGGGTACGTGCTCATCAACTCCACCAAGCGCACCGCCGAACTCGGCCTGACGTCGCTGCAGGAACAACAGCCGCCGGGGCACTTCATGACGCTGCCGGCCACCGACATCGCCCGCGAACACACCGGGCGCACCGTGCCAAACGCCGTGCTGCTCGGCGGAATGGCCGCACTGACCGGCCTGATCCGCATGGACTCGGTGGCGGAGGCCATCGTCCAGCGTTTCCCCGGGCCGGTGGGGGAGAAGAACGTCGCCGCAGCCCGGGCCGCCTACGACGTCGTCATGGACAAGAAGCGCGCCGCGAAGGAGAAGCAGAATGCTTGA
- a CDS encoding thiamine pyrophosphate-binding protein — translation MLEQIEGSQAVAKAVAACRPEVICAYPISPQTHIVEALSALVKSGDLPGCEYVNVESEFSAMSASIGASAAGARAYTATASQGLLFMVEAVYNASGLGLPIVMTVANRAIGSPINIWNDQTDSMSQRDSGWLQLYAIDNQEAADLHVQAFKIAEELSLPVMVCMDGFVLTHAMEQVDVPERDDVAAFLPDYSPRQILDPDHPISIGAMVGPEAFTEVRYLAHHKQLEALDVIPRVQKEFADVFGRDSGGLLHEYRTDDAETIIVCLGSVTGTLRDVVDERREAGEKIGVLSLVSFRPFPSAAVREALSGATRFIVLEKAFSVGIGGIVSSHCRAAMRGRRFICHELIAGLGGRDITKASLHAYLDKAVVDDVEDTTFLDLDRELVDRELRRETLTRRSGAIPENLLRDHAERARTGHFAEEA, via the coding sequence ATGCTTGAGCAGATCGAGGGCAGTCAGGCGGTGGCCAAAGCCGTCGCCGCGTGCCGGCCGGAGGTGATCTGCGCGTACCCCATCTCGCCGCAGACCCACATCGTCGAGGCGCTGTCGGCGCTGGTGAAATCGGGTGACCTGCCCGGCTGCGAATACGTCAACGTCGAAAGCGAATTCTCCGCGATGTCGGCGTCGATCGGCGCCTCCGCCGCCGGCGCCCGCGCCTACACCGCAACCGCCTCCCAGGGTCTGCTGTTCATGGTCGAGGCCGTCTACAACGCCTCGGGCCTGGGACTGCCGATCGTCATGACCGTGGCCAACCGCGCCATCGGCTCGCCCATCAACATCTGGAACGACCAGACCGACTCGATGAGCCAACGCGACTCCGGCTGGCTGCAGCTCTACGCCATCGACAACCAGGAGGCCGCCGACCTGCACGTCCAGGCCTTCAAGATCGCCGAAGAACTCTCCCTGCCCGTCATGGTGTGCATGGACGGTTTCGTGCTCACCCACGCCATGGAACAGGTCGACGTGCCCGAACGCGACGACGTAGCCGCGTTCCTGCCCGACTACAGCCCCCGTCAGATCCTCGACCCCGACCACCCCATCTCCATCGGCGCGATGGTCGGCCCCGAGGCGTTCACCGAAGTCCGCTACCTCGCCCACCACAAGCAGCTCGAAGCCCTCGACGTCATCCCGCGCGTCCAAAAGGAATTCGCCGACGTCTTCGGCCGCGACTCCGGCGGCCTGCTCCACGAGTACCGCACCGACGACGCCGAGACCATCATCGTCTGTTTGGGCTCAGTCACCGGAACGCTGCGCGACGTCGTCGACGAGCGTCGTGAAGCAGGGGAGAAAATCGGCGTGCTGTCCCTGGTCAGCTTCCGGCCCTTCCCCTCCGCCGCCGTCCGCGAAGCCCTGTCGGGAGCCACGCGCTTCATCGTGCTGGAAAAGGCGTTCTCCGTCGGCATCGGCGGCATCGTCTCCTCCCACTGCCGAGCCGCCATGCGCGGCCGACGGTTCATCTGCCACGAACTCATCGCCGGCCTGGGCGGACGTGACATCACCAAGGCATCGCTGCACGCCTACCTGGACAAGGCCGTCGTCGACGACGTCGAAGACACCACGTTCCTCGACCTCGACCGCGAACTCGTCGACCGCGAATTGCGACGCGAAACCCTGACGCGGCGCTCGGGCGCGATCCCCGAAAACCTGCTGCGCGACCACGCCGAACGCGCCCGCACCGGGCACTTTGCCGAGGAGGCCTGA
- a CDS encoding thiamine pyrophosphate-dependent enzyme → MDSPTVLLPAPRYRGTDIPARDAAKFYQVGSFAVGNRLVDDDLRSVQSDADRFNSLTSGHRACQGCGEALGARYALDAAMAAAKNKIIAANATGCLEVFSTPYPETSWNLPWIHSLFGNAPAVATGIQAALKAKGRDDVRVVAQGGDGGTVDIGFGPLSGMFERNDDVLYICYDNEAYMNTGVQRSGATPPAARTATTQPVGAAPGNTFGQGKFLPRIAMAHEIPYVATATVADLRDLEYKVARAMEFRGARYIHVLVPCPLGWGSASNHTIKLARLATQSGIFPVFEAEYGEVTSVSKIRRRVPVTEYLKLQRRFAHLFKPGADAGVIERLQAGADRNIRRYDLVDDATVDLMADDTEGTEQR, encoded by the coding sequence ATGGACAGCCCCACCGTGCTGCTGCCCGCCCCCAGGTACCGCGGCACCGACATCCCCGCCCGCGACGCCGCGAAGTTCTACCAGGTCGGCTCGTTCGCCGTGGGCAACCGGCTCGTCGACGACGACCTGCGCTCCGTGCAATCCGACGCCGACCGCTTCAACTCCCTGACCTCCGGCCACCGCGCCTGCCAGGGCTGCGGCGAAGCACTCGGCGCCCGCTACGCCCTCGACGCGGCCATGGCCGCCGCAAAAAACAAGATCATCGCCGCCAACGCCACCGGCTGCCTCGAAGTGTTCTCCACCCCCTACCCGGAGACCTCCTGGAACCTGCCGTGGATCCACTCCCTGTTCGGCAACGCGCCCGCAGTGGCCACCGGCATCCAGGCCGCGCTGAAGGCCAAGGGCCGCGACGACGTCCGCGTCGTCGCCCAAGGCGGCGACGGCGGTACCGTCGACATCGGCTTCGGCCCCCTGTCCGGCATGTTCGAGCGCAACGACGACGTGCTCTACATCTGCTACGACAACGAGGCCTACATGAACACCGGCGTGCAACGCTCCGGCGCCACGCCCCCGGCCGCCCGCACCGCCACCACCCAACCCGTCGGCGCCGCGCCGGGCAACACGTTCGGCCAGGGCAAATTCCTGCCGCGCATCGCCATGGCCCACGAAATCCCCTACGTCGCCACCGCCACCGTCGCCGACCTGCGCGACCTCGAATACAAGGTCGCCCGCGCCATGGAATTCCGCGGCGCCCGCTACATCCACGTGCTCGTGCCCTGCCCGCTCGGCTGGGGCTCGGCGTCGAATCACACCATCAAGCTCGCCCGACTGGCCACCCAGTCCGGCATCTTCCCGGTGTTCGAAGCCGAATACGGCGAAGTGACGTCGGTGTCCAAAATCCGCCGCCGCGTACCGGTGACCGAATACCTCAAACTCCAGCGCCGCTTCGCCCACCTGTTCAAGCCGGGCGCCGATGCGGGCGTCATCGAACGCCTGCAAGCCGGCGCCGACCGCAACATCCGCCGCTACGACCTGGTCGACGACGCCACCGTCGACCTCATGGCCGACGACACGGAAGGAACCGAGCAACGATGA
- a CDS encoding NAD(P)-binding protein — protein sequence MTDQPTDGQSTNPSGGKAGDRGGSTKTTLPFAVSLPVGSSLANETGSWRTERPVYVDLLPPCNKACPAGENIQLWLSHAEDGRYEDAWREIMRNNPLPAVMGRVCYHSCQTACNRAEVDEAVGINAIERFLGDKAIEEGWAPTVAVAPSGKKVLVVGSGPSGLSAAYHLALGGHAVTVRDLGDEPGGMMRYGIPSYRLPRNILDAEINRIRDLGVTFEQGVRVDDLDAALEEFDAVFTAVGAGLARNIGVPAGEAAHVLDAVDVLRDVEKQQTPLLGRRVVVYGGGNTAIDAARTARRLGAEESVIVYRRTRGQMPAHESEVMEAEEEGITMRWLSTVGHVDEGAITIEKMVLDDDGFPQPTGEYEQLAADSVIMALGQESDLTLFDGVDGIVVERGVVAVDDHMMTGRPGVFAGGDMVPSDKNVTVAIGHGKKAARHIDAWLSGTDHRPPAKHGDATLDRMETWYYSDAPHQVRAKLEGARRASTFDEVVQGLDEDSALFEARRCMSCGNCFGCDNCFGVCPDNAVIKFEPGRYEFKYDYCKGCGVCAEECPCGAISMVPEEI from the coding sequence ATGACCGACCAACCAACCGACGGCCAGTCGACCAACCCGTCCGGCGGAAAGGCCGGAGACCGGGGCGGTTCGACCAAAACGACGCTGCCGTTCGCAGTGTCGCTGCCGGTGGGATCGTCGCTGGCCAACGAAACCGGCTCGTGGCGCACGGAACGACCCGTCTACGTCGACCTGCTCCCGCCGTGCAACAAGGCCTGCCCGGCCGGCGAGAACATCCAACTGTGGCTGTCGCATGCCGAAGACGGCCGCTACGAAGACGCCTGGCGCGAAATCATGCGCAACAACCCGCTTCCCGCGGTGATGGGCCGAGTCTGCTACCACTCCTGCCAAACCGCCTGCAACCGCGCCGAAGTCGACGAAGCCGTGGGCATCAACGCCATCGAACGCTTCCTGGGTGACAAGGCCATCGAAGAAGGCTGGGCGCCGACGGTCGCCGTCGCACCGTCCGGCAAGAAGGTCCTCGTCGTCGGCTCGGGGCCGTCCGGCCTGTCCGCCGCCTACCACCTGGCGCTGGGCGGCCACGCCGTCACCGTCCGCGACCTCGGCGATGAACCCGGCGGCATGATGCGCTACGGCATCCCGTCGTACCGCCTGCCCAGGAACATCCTCGACGCCGAAATCAACCGCATCCGCGACCTCGGCGTCACCTTCGAACAGGGCGTGCGCGTCGACGACCTCGACGCCGCGCTGGAAGAATTCGACGCGGTGTTCACCGCCGTCGGCGCCGGCTTGGCCCGCAACATCGGAGTCCCCGCCGGCGAAGCCGCCCACGTACTCGACGCCGTCGACGTGTTGCGCGACGTCGAAAAGCAACAAACCCCGCTGCTGGGCCGCCGCGTCGTGGTCTACGGAGGCGGCAACACCGCCATCGACGCCGCACGCACCGCCCGCCGCCTCGGCGCCGAAGAATCCGTCATCGTCTACCGCCGCACCCGCGGCCAAATGCCCGCCCACGAATCCGAAGTCATGGAAGCCGAGGAGGAGGGCATCACCATGCGATGGCTGTCCACCGTCGGCCACGTCGACGAAGGCGCCATCACCATCGAGAAAATGGTCCTCGACGACGACGGCTTCCCCCAGCCCACCGGCGAATACGAACAACTCGCCGCCGACTCGGTGATCATGGCGCTCGGCCAGGAATCCGACCTGACCCTGTTCGACGGCGTCGACGGCATCGTCGTCGAACGCGGCGTCGTCGCCGTCGACGACCACATGATGACCGGCCGCCCCGGAGTCTTCGCCGGCGGCGACATGGTGCCCAGCGACAAAAACGTCACCGTCGCCATCGGCCACGGCAAAAAGGCCGCCCGCCACATCGACGCCTGGTTGAGCGGCACCGACCACCGGCCGCCCGCCAAACACGGCGACGCCACCCTCGACCGCATGGAAACCTGGTACTACTCCGACGCCCCTCACCAGGTGCGCGCGAAGCTGGAAGGCGCCCGCCGCGCCTCGACGTTCGACGAAGTCGTCCAAGGCCTCGACGAAGACTCCGCCCTGTTCGAAGCCCGCCGCTGCATGAGCTGCGGCAACTGCTTCGGCTGCGACAACTGCTTCGGCGTGTGCCCCGACAACGCCGTGATCAAATTCGAGCCCGGCCGCTACGAGTTCAAGTACGACTACTGCAAGGGCTGCGGCGTCTGCGCGGAGGAATGTCCGTGCGGCGCCATCTCGATGGTGCCCGAGGAGATCTAG
- a CDS encoding cation:proton antiporter family protein — translation MESIYLTALLFAIVGGLGATILRLPPLIGFLGAGFAINAVGIDQIPFINVLAELGVTVLLFTIGLKLNPRDMVQPRVVGTAAGHAVTNTVVFAGVFALLGLLPVASLAGLDFTGLVYVGIAASFSSTVFVMSQLDDANRGQSTIGRIALGVLVLQDIIAVGVLVFSTGSVPAPWALALPLLLLLRPLVTRMPDRMFRAELLVLTGVGIAVAAYSLFELANVSGSLGSLVAGIMLSGHPVADRLSEALISVRELLLVAFFVEIGLGGLPGVGGFLIAGVLTVLLVVKAAIFVALLRRMGLSDRTSILTGMTLANYSEFGLIVVGVGVANGALAASWTPIMAIAVVLSFVASSAAAANEDRIVPLVKRWVPPTPESRLIPDERPVRVRHADVLVLGMGRVGEGVYRRLSDAYGKRVYGIEFDEGRIEELRRRGDKIIAGDVTDPELWRRIELDCTPELFVLALPNHRDSLEMAAAIRERHPDAVIAGTALVREHCDLLVDGGADVAVYLYEGAGEELADQAMSKVLAAAAGGGAREAQA, via the coding sequence ATGGAGTCGATCTACCTCACGGCGTTGCTCTTCGCCATCGTCGGCGGCCTGGGCGCGACGATCCTGCGTCTGCCGCCGCTCATCGGATTCCTCGGCGCGGGCTTCGCCATCAACGCCGTCGGCATCGACCAGATCCCGTTCATCAACGTGCTCGCGGAGCTGGGCGTGACGGTGCTGCTGTTCACGATCGGCCTGAAGCTCAATCCGCGGGACATGGTGCAGCCGCGGGTGGTCGGCACGGCGGCGGGCCACGCGGTGACGAACACGGTGGTCTTCGCCGGGGTGTTCGCCCTGCTGGGGCTGCTTCCGGTGGCGTCGCTGGCCGGGCTGGATTTCACCGGGCTGGTGTACGTGGGCATCGCGGCGTCGTTCTCGTCGACGGTGTTCGTGATGTCGCAGCTCGACGACGCCAACCGCGGCCAGTCGACGATCGGCCGCATCGCGTTGGGCGTGCTGGTGCTGCAGGACATCATCGCGGTGGGTGTTCTGGTGTTCTCCACCGGTTCGGTGCCGGCCCCGTGGGCGCTGGCGCTTCCGCTGCTGCTTCTGCTGCGTCCGCTGGTCACCCGCATGCCGGACCGGATGTTCCGCGCGGAGCTGCTGGTGCTCACCGGCGTCGGCATCGCGGTGGCGGCGTACTCGCTGTTCGAGCTGGCGAACGTGTCGGGTTCGCTGGGGTCGCTGGTGGCGGGCATCATGCTGTCGGGCCACCCGGTTGCAGACCGCCTGTCCGAGGCCCTGATTTCGGTGCGCGAGCTGCTGCTGGTGGCGTTTTTCGTCGAGATCGGACTGGGCGGCCTGCCGGGCGTGGGCGGTTTCCTCATCGCCGGCGTGCTCACGGTGCTGCTGGTGGTGAAGGCCGCGATTTTCGTGGCGCTGCTGCGCCGCATGGGGCTGTCCGACCGCACGAGCATTCTGACGGGCATGACGCTGGCGAATTATTCGGAGTTCGGTCTCATCGTCGTCGGGGTGGGCGTGGCCAACGGGGCGTTGGCGGCGTCGTGGACGCCGATCATGGCCATCGCGGTGGTGCTGAGCTTCGTGGCCAGCTCCGCCGCGGCGGCAAACGAGGACCGCATCGTGCCGTTGGTCAAGCGGTGGGTGCCGCCGACGCCGGAGTCGCGTCTGATTCCCGATGAGCGTCCGGTGCGCGTGCGCCACGCCGACGTCCTGGTGTTGGGCATGGGGCGCGTCGGCGAGGGCGTGTACCGCAGGCTTTCCGACGCCTACGGCAAGCGCGTTTACGGCATCGAATTCGACGAAGGTCGGATCGAGGAGCTGCGTCGCCGCGGTGACAAGATCATCGCCGGGGACGTGACGGACCCCGAGTTGTGGCGCCGCATCGAGCTCGACTGCACCCCGGAGCTGTTCGTTCTGGCGTTGCCGAATCACCGAGACAGCCTGGAGATGGCCGCCGCCATCCGCGAGCGGCATCCCGACGCGGTGATCGCGGGTACGGCGTTGGTTCGCGAGCACTGTGATCTGCTTGTCGACGGCGGCGCGGACGTGGCCGTCTACCTCTACGAGGGGGCGGGCGAGGAATTGGCCGATCAGGCGATGTCGAAGGTGCTCGCTGCGGCGGCCGGTGGGGGTGCGCGGGAGGCGCAGGCCTAG
- a CDS encoding ABC transporter substrate-binding protein: MFTSRKTKIAAAISAGILALTGCSSDDNGASGDETYKIGINQLVQHPALDSATEGFKEAFEDAGVEVEYDEQNANGEQSTALTIAQQFASKNLDLVLSVATPAAQATAQNVQDTPVLFTAVTDPVEAELVDSLDAPGANVTGTSDIAPIDQQFEMIQELLPDAKKIGIVYASGEVNSKVQVEEAKKVAEPLGLEIVTQTVTNVTEIPQAVQAIGDVDAFYVPTDNLVVSGIASLVQAAEATETPVIAAEEGTVEGGAAIALGINYEELGRQTGEMALRILRDGEDPATMPVEKANEYKYVVNEDAAQRQGVEIPESILNEAETV, from the coding sequence ATGTTCACGTCCCGCAAGACGAAGATCGCCGCGGCCATCTCCGCCGGCATCCTCGCCCTGACCGGTTGCTCGTCCGACGACAACGGCGCCTCGGGTGACGAGACCTACAAGATCGGCATCAACCAGCTGGTCCAGCACCCGGCCCTCGACTCCGCCACGGAGGGCTTCAAGGAAGCGTTCGAGGACGCGGGCGTGGAGGTCGAATACGACGAGCAGAACGCCAACGGCGAGCAGTCCACGGCCCTGACCATCGCCCAGCAGTTCGCGTCGAAGAACCTGGATCTGGTCCTGTCGGTGGCCACCCCGGCCGCGCAGGCCACCGCCCAGAACGTGCAGGACACCCCGGTGCTGTTCACCGCCGTCACCGACCCGGTCGAGGCGGAACTGGTCGACTCGCTCGACGCGCCGGGTGCCAACGTCACCGGCACCTCCGACATCGCGCCGATCGACCAGCAGTTCGAGATGATCCAGGAGTTGCTGCCGGACGCGAAGAAGATCGGCATCGTCTACGCCTCCGGCGAGGTCAACTCGAAGGTGCAGGTCGAAGAGGCCAAGAAGGTCGCCGAGCCGCTGGGGCTGGAGATCGTGACCCAGACCGTCACCAACGTCACCGAGATTCCGCAGGCGGTCCAGGCCATCGGCGACGTCGACGCGTTCTACGTGCCCACCGACAACCTGGTCGTCTCGGGCATCGCGTCGCTGGTCCAGGCCGCCGAGGCCACCGAGACCCCGGTCATCGCGGCGGAGGAGGGCACCGTCGAGGGCGGCGCCGCCATCGCCCTGGGCATCAACTACGAGGAGCTGGGCCGCCAGACCGGTGAGATGGCGCTGCGCATCCTGCGCGATGGCGAGGACCCGGCCACCATGCCGGTGGAGAAGGCCAACGAGTACAAGTACGTGGTCAACGAGGACGCCGCGCAGCGCCAGGGCGTCGAAATCCCCGAGTCGATCCTGAACGAGGCCGAAACCGTATGA
- a CDS encoding ABC transporter permease produces the protein MISAVEFGLIYGVMALGVFLTFRVLNFADLTVDGSFTTGGATAAVAILAGWNPFLAIVAGFATGFAAGLVTGLLHTKGRIDGLLAGILTQIGLWSVNLRIMGSSNVPLLRADTIFTPLRDARLMGTWASVGIFAVIVAVVALLIVWFLNTDYGLAVRATGDNGPMIRSFGVSTDGTKMFTLALSNGLVGAAGAVFAQYQGFADNSMGVGLILIGLASVIMGQALLGERFLWLSVVAVVVGAVVYRLIIFAALEVGLNPNDMKFITAALVVLALLLPRWRGIFGGALAGTRVNRGGRGGRRSASGGAGGNDLAAAAPAAAAGSDEGKVKA, from the coding sequence ATGATTTCCGCCGTCGAATTCGGCCTCATCTACGGGGTGATGGCGCTGGGCGTGTTCCTCACGTTCCGCGTCCTCAACTTCGCGGACCTGACGGTCGACGGTTCCTTCACCACCGGCGGCGCCACCGCGGCCGTCGCGATCCTCGCCGGTTGGAATCCTTTCCTGGCCATCGTCGCGGGCTTTGCGACGGGCTTCGCCGCGGGTCTGGTCACCGGCCTGCTGCACACCAAGGGCCGCATCGACGGTCTGTTGGCGGGCATCCTGACGCAGATCGGCCTGTGGTCGGTCAATTTGCGGATCATGGGGTCGTCGAACGTGCCGTTGTTGCGCGCGGACACCATCTTCACTCCGCTTCGCGACGCCCGTCTGATGGGCACGTGGGCGTCGGTGGGCATTTTCGCCGTCATCGTCGCCGTGGTCGCGTTGCTGATCGTGTGGTTCCTCAACACGGATTACGGCCTGGCGGTGCGCGCCACCGGCGACAATGGTCCGATGATCCGTTCCTTCGGCGTGTCCACCGACGGCACGAAGATGTTCACCCTGGCGCTGTCCAACGGCCTGGTCGGTGCGGCCGGTGCGGTGTTCGCGCAGTACCAGGGTTTCGCCGACAACTCGATGGGCGTGGGTCTGATCCTCATCGGCCTGGCGTCGGTGATCATGGGCCAGGCGCTGCTCGGCGAGCGGTTCCTGTGGTTGTCGGTGGTGGCCGTGGTGGTCGGTGCGGTGGTGTACCGACTGATCATCTTCGCCGCACTCGAGGTCGGCCTGAACCCGAATGACATGAAGTTCATCACCGCCGCGCTGGTGGTGCTGGCGCTGCTGCTGCCGCGGTGGCGCGGGATCTTCGGCGGCGCCTTGGCCGGAACGCGCGTCAACCGCGGCGGCCGCGGTGGCCGTCGCTCGGCCTCCGGTGGTGCCGGCGGGAATGATCTCGCGGCCGCGGCCCCGGCTGCCGCCGCCGGTTCGGACGAGGGGAAGGTGAAGGCGTGA
- a CDS encoding ABC transporter ATP-binding protein: MLKIGNVSKTFFPNTANERRALVDVSLELAEGDFVTIIGSNGAGKSTLLNAVSGRLGIDSGEIVIDGVSVAGMPDYKRAKYIGRVFQDPLAGTAPSLTIEENLSLAYLRGKRRGLGTGLTKARREVFVEQLRSLQLGLEDRLTTKVGLLSGGQRQALSLLMAGFTHPKIMLLDEHTAALDPQRAALVTELTHQIVEEGGLTTLMVTHNMEQAIRLGNRLVMMHEGRIVYEASAETKAKLTVHDLLQEFVKIKGATLSDKAFLG; the protein is encoded by the coding sequence ATGCTGAAGATCGGCAACGTCTCCAAGACGTTTTTCCCGAACACGGCCAATGAGCGTCGCGCGTTGGTCGACGTGTCGCTGGAGTTGGCGGAGGGTGATTTCGTCACCATCATCGGCTCCAACGGCGCGGGCAAGTCGACGCTGCTCAACGCGGTGTCGGGCCGGCTGGGCATCGATTCCGGCGAGATCGTCATCGACGGCGTGTCGGTGGCCGGGATGCCGGATTACAAGCGCGCCAAGTACATCGGCCGGGTGTTCCAGGATCCGCTGGCCGGCACGGCGCCGAGCCTGACCATCGAGGAGAACCTGTCGCTGGCGTACCTGCGCGGCAAGCGCCGGGGGTTGGGCACGGGACTGACCAAGGCGCGTCGCGAGGTTTTCGTCGAGCAGCTGCGCTCCCTGCAGCTGGGCCTGGAAGATCGCCTGACCACGAAGGTCGGGTTGCTCTCCGGTGGTCAGCGGCAGGCGTTGTCGCTGCTGATGGCCGGGTTCACGCATCCGAAGATCATGCTTCTCGATGAGCACACCGCGGCCCTGGATCCGCAGCGAGCGGCCTTGGTCACGGAGCTGACGCATCAGATCGTCGAGGAGGGCGGGCTGACCACGCTGATGGTCACCCACAACATGGAGCAGGCGATCCGGCTGGGCAACCGGCTGGTCATGATGCACGAGGGGCGCATCGTCTACGAGGCTTCGGCCGAGACGAAGGCGAAGTTGACCGTGCATGATCTGCTGCAGGAGTTCGTGAAGATCAAGGGCGCCACGCTCTCCGACAAGGCGTTCCTGGGGTAG
- a CDS encoding RluA family pseudouridine synthase, whose product MSTIGGNSGQRRSRHGRGSPKRGGRGRGSSAGGFARRNEPAGRTFEARTITIPEAHDGRRLDKYIRSQLKGVPATLLFRLMREGKIRVNGAKVKQNHRVRGGDELTLPDIVVADSPAPVRVPAGLVAAVEGAIVHEDGELIVVDKPAGLAVHRGTDVPAGVIEALRQSRPDLPDLELAHRLDRETSGLVMVAKTPPMLRYLQELLRDREHEIDRRYLAVVEGAWPDQLTVSTTALRRTKQATIAVPDGRGGQRAETRFRIVERRGRRATVVEARLITGRKHQIRVHCADAGHPIGGDSRYGSPGFNRLVRDKGIRSMMLHAHSLSVPLPDGDVLHVTVPPPAEWERFQAA is encoded by the coding sequence GTGAGCACAATCGGCGGTAATTCGGGGCAGCGGCGTAGCCGGCACGGGCGGGGATCGCCGAAGCGCGGTGGCCGGGGGCGTGGGTCCTCGGCGGGCGGGTTTGCCCGCCGCAATGAACCGGCCGGGCGCACGTTCGAGGCACGGACGATCACCATCCCCGAGGCCCACGATGGCCGCCGCCTGGACAAGTACATCCGCTCCCAGCTCAAGGGGGTGCCGGCGACCCTGCTGTTCCGCCTGATGCGGGAGGGCAAAATCCGCGTCAACGGCGCGAAGGTCAAACAGAATCACCGCGTCCGGGGCGGTGACGAATTGACGTTGCCGGACATCGTCGTGGCGGATTCCCCGGCGCCCGTGCGGGTTCCGGCCGGTCTCGTCGCCGCCGTCGAAGGCGCGATCGTCCACGAAGACGGTGAACTCATCGTCGTCGACAAGCCCGCGGGTCTTGCCGTGCATCGGGGCACGGACGTGCCGGCCGGGGTCATCGAGGCCCTGCGGCAGTCGCGGCCCGACCTGCCCGACCTGGAGCTGGCCCACCGCCTGGACCGCGAGACCTCCGGCCTGGTGATGGTCGCCAAAACCCCGCCGATGCTGCGGTACCTGCAGGAGCTGCTCCGCGACCGGGAGCACGAGATCGACCGGCGGTATCTCGCCGTCGTCGAGGGCGCCTGGCCCGATCAACTGACCGTCAGCACCACGGCTCTGCGCCGCACGAAGCAGGCGACCATCGCGGTGCCGGACGGGCGCGGCGGGCAGCGAGCCGAAACCCGGTTCCGCATCGTGGAGCGCCGCGGCCGGCGGGCCACAGTCGTCGAAGCGCGGCTGATCACCGGCCGCAAGCACCAGATCCGCGTGCACTGCGCCGACGCCGGGCACCCCATCGGCGGCGATTCCCGATACGGTTCGCCCGGCTTCAACCGGCTGGTTCGCGACAAGGGCATCCGGTCGATGATGCTCCACGCCCATTCGCTGTCCGTCCCGCTTCCCGACGGCGACGTCCTCCACGTCACCGTCCCGCCGCCGGCGGAGTGGGAGCGGTTCCAGGCGGCGTGA